From a single Pempheris klunzingeri isolate RE-2024b chromosome 2, fPemKlu1.hap1, whole genome shotgun sequence genomic region:
- the tmem128 gene encoding transmembrane protein 128, which produces MLNDSELATLRNRFKRDAEFLMQTTTSGDEDEKSQEEKDAKPLPRINKHCIFWIVASIGVTYYVDFLRNIMENEDIKSWWFNVGLMLLGICLSLAMFCIVYLEWFKGIQHYDQEYPAIPPITTAAFIAASCSFNMALWPVWSFFTPLILFTQFMGVVMFISLLG; this is translated from the exons ATGCTGAACGACAGTGAGCTTGCGACGTTGCGGAACAGATTTAAGAGAGATGCGGAGTTTCTTATGCAAACAACGACTTCGGGTGACGAAGATGAAAAGA gtcaggaggaaaaagatgcCAAGCCGCTCCCTCGCATTAACAAACACTGCATATTCTGGATCGTGGCGTCTATAGGCGTGACCTACTACGTGGATTTCCTCCGCAACATCATGGAGAATGAAGATATCAAAAG CTGGTGGTTCAATGTGGGGCTGATGCTCCTTGGGATCTGCCTGTCTCTGGCCATGTTTTGCATCGTCTACCTGGAGTGGTTCAAAGGCATCCAGCACTATGACCAAGAGTACCCTGCCATTCCTCCCATCACCACTGCAGCCTTTATTGCTGCATCTTGCag CTTTAACATGGCGCTGTGGCCGGTGTGGTCCTTCTTCACTCCACTCATCCTCTTCACTCAGTTCATGGGGGTGGTCATGTTCATCTCTTTGCTTGGGTGA